In the genome of Pseudomonas sp. HS6, one region contains:
- a CDS encoding YhcB family protein, whose translation MEHSLLVWLLPTLALVVGVAIGFLIARVAPNAAPSRTQRQLDDIQERFDSYQNEVVTHFNSTANLVKKLTQSYQEVQDHLAEGANRLALDEQTRQRLLASLHAEAAQAPRERLTPPRNQEPPRDYAPKTPNSPGMLDEHYGLKK comes from the coding sequence GTGGAACACTCGCTCTTAGTTTGGTTGTTGCCGACTCTTGCCCTGGTTGTGGGTGTCGCCATTGGTTTCCTGATCGCACGCGTTGCGCCGAACGCCGCGCCCAGCCGCACACAGCGTCAACTGGACGACATTCAGGAACGTTTCGACAGTTATCAGAACGAAGTGGTGACCCACTTCAACAGCACCGCCAATCTGGTCAAGAAGCTGACCCAGAGCTATCAGGAAGTGCAGGATCACCTCGCCGAGGGCGCCAATCGTCTGGCCCTGGACGAACAGACCCGTCAACGTCTGCTCGCTTCTCTGCACGCAGAGGCTGCGCAGGCCCCACGCGAACGCCTGACGCCGCCGCGCAATCAGGAGCCGCCGCGTGACTACGCGCCGAAGACTCCGAACTCGCCGGGCATGTTGGATGAGCATTACGGCCTGAAGAAGTAA
- the zapE gene encoding cell division protein ZapE, with protein sequence MTPLERYQADLKRPDFFHDAAQETAVRHLQRLYDDLVAASQVKPGLFGKLFGKKDQTPVKGLYFWGGVGRGKTYLVDTFFEALPFKEKTRTHFHRFMKRVHEEMKTLGGEKNPLTIIAKRFSDETRVICFDEFFVSDITDAMILGTLMEELFKNGVTLVATSNIVPDGLYKDGLQRARFLPAIALIKQNTEIVNVDSGVDYRLRHLEQAELFHFPLDEAAHESLRKSFRALTPECTAAVENDVLIIENREIRALRTCDDVAWFDFRELCDGPRSQNDYIELGKIFHAVLLSGVEQMSVATDDIARRFINMVDEFYDRNVKLIISAEVELKDLYTGGRLTFEFQRTLSRLLEMQSHEFLSRAHKP encoded by the coding sequence ATGACGCCCCTAGAACGATATCAAGCTGATCTGAAACGCCCGGACTTCTTCCATGACGCGGCGCAGGAAACTGCCGTGCGTCACTTGCAACGCCTGTACGACGACCTCGTCGCAGCTTCGCAAGTCAAGCCAGGTCTGTTCGGCAAGCTGTTTGGCAAAAAGGATCAGACCCCGGTCAAGGGCTTGTACTTCTGGGGCGGCGTGGGCCGCGGCAAGACTTACCTGGTGGACACCTTCTTCGAAGCTCTGCCGTTCAAGGAAAAGACCCGCACCCACTTCCATCGCTTCATGAAGCGCGTGCACGAAGAGATGAAAACCCTCGGCGGCGAGAAGAATCCGCTGACCATCATTGCCAAGCGTTTCTCCGACGAGACGCGGGTCATCTGCTTCGATGAATTCTTCGTTTCCGACATCACCGACGCCATGATCCTTGGCACGCTGATGGAAGAGCTGTTCAAGAACGGCGTGACCCTGGTCGCCACGTCGAACATCGTGCCGGACGGCTTGTACAAGGACGGCCTGCAACGCGCGCGCTTCCTGCCGGCCATCGCACTGATCAAACAGAACACCGAGATCGTCAACGTCGACAGTGGCGTCGACTACCGTTTGCGTCACCTCGAGCAGGCGGAGCTGTTCCACTTCCCGCTTGATGAAGCAGCCCACGAAAGCCTGCGCAAGAGCTTCCGTGCACTGACGCCTGAATGCACGGCGGCCGTTGAAAACGATGTGCTGATCATCGAGAACCGCGAAATCCGTGCCCTGCGTACTTGCGATGACGTGGCCTGGTTCGACTTCCGCGAATTGTGCGACGGCCCGCGCAGCCAGAACGACTACATCGAACTGGGCAAGATTTTCCACGCTGTGTTGCTCAGTGGTGTGGAACAGATGAGCGTCGCTACCGACGACATCGCCCGCCGCTTCATCAACATGGTCGACGAGTTCTACGACCGTAACGTCAAGCTGATCATTTCTGCCGAAGTCGAGTTGAAAGACCTGTACACCGGCGGGCGTCTGACGTTCGAATTCCAGCGGACCCTCAGCCGTCTGCTGGAGATGCAATCCCACGAATTCCTGTCGCGGGCACACAAACCTTAA
- a CDS encoding GlxA family transcriptional regulator: MASLRYGKQLGHGLTPAFETRLVSPDGKPVNSFSDVVMPVDGGLENADVIILPAFWDDFDTLCQRYPQVLPWLREQHARGAVLCGEATGVFWLAEAGLLNGKEATTYWRFFNAFAERFPKVYLNQDKHLTDADNLYCAGGTTSACDLYIYLIERFCGANVAQAVARDILYEVQRSYSPGRIGFGGQKLHQDVIILQIQHWLEEHFADKFRFEDVAREHGMSIRNFMRRFQTATGDKPLHYLQRLRIETAKGLLSGSRKSIKTISYEVGYDDASFFARLFRQHTELSPNQYRQQFQQAA; the protein is encoded by the coding sequence CTGGCCAGCCTGCGTTACGGCAAACAACTGGGCCACGGCCTGACTCCGGCGTTCGAAACCCGCCTGGTCAGCCCCGACGGCAAACCGGTAAACAGCTTCAGTGACGTGGTCATGCCGGTGGACGGCGGCCTGGAAAACGCCGACGTCATCATCCTTCCGGCTTTCTGGGATGACTTCGACACGCTCTGCCAACGTTATCCACAGGTGCTGCCGTGGCTGCGCGAACAGCACGCACGTGGCGCCGTACTCTGCGGCGAAGCCACCGGGGTGTTCTGGCTGGCCGAGGCCGGGCTGCTCAACGGCAAGGAAGCGACCACCTACTGGCGCTTCTTCAATGCCTTCGCCGAGCGCTTCCCGAAGGTCTATCTCAATCAGGACAAGCACCTGACCGATGCCGACAACCTGTACTGCGCCGGCGGCACCACTTCGGCCTGCGACCTCTATATTTATCTGATCGAACGCTTCTGCGGCGCCAATGTGGCGCAAGCCGTGGCCCGCGACATTCTCTACGAAGTGCAGCGCAGCTATTCGCCGGGCCGCATCGGTTTCGGCGGGCAGAAACTGCACCAGGATGTGATCATCCTGCAGATCCAGCACTGGCTCGAAGAGCATTTCGCCGACAAGTTCCGCTTCGAGGACGTGGCCCGCGAGCACGGCATGAGCATTCGCAACTTCATGCGCCGCTTCCAGACTGCCACCGGCGACAAGCCGCTGCATTATCTGCAACGGCTGCGCATCGAGACCGCCAAGGGCTTGCTCTCCGGCAGCCGCAAGAGCATCAAGACCATCAGCTATGAAGTCGGCTACGACGATGCGAGCTTCTTCGCTCGCCTTTTCCGCCAGCACACCGAGCTGTCGCCGAACCAGTACCGACAGCAGTTCCAGCAAGCTGCCTGA
- a CDS encoding alpha/beta hydrolase, with protein MRETPVVIDGPVGQLESLYLDNEQPRGIALICHPNPVQGGTMLNKVVSTLQRTARDAGLITLRFNYRGVGASEGSHDMGSGEVDDAQAAAAWLLEKHPDLPLTLFGFSFGGFVAASLGGRLESQGVQLKHLFMVAPAVMRLGDQDQLPQQGELTVIQPETDEVIDPQLVYEWSDKLQRPHELLKVAECGHFFHGKLTDLKDLILPRLSN; from the coding sequence ATGCGTGAAACCCCTGTAGTGATTGATGGCCCGGTGGGTCAACTTGAAAGTCTGTACCTGGATAACGAGCAGCCGCGCGGCATCGCGCTGATCTGCCATCCCAACCCGGTGCAGGGCGGCACCATGCTCAACAAGGTCGTCTCGACCCTGCAGCGCACCGCGCGCGACGCGGGCCTGATCACCTTGCGCTTCAACTATCGCGGCGTCGGTGCCAGCGAAGGTTCCCATGACATGGGCAGCGGTGAAGTCGATGACGCCCAGGCTGCCGCTGCATGGCTGCTGGAAAAACACCCGGATCTGCCGCTGACCCTGTTCGGTTTCTCCTTCGGCGGATTTGTTGCAGCAAGTCTCGGCGGCCGACTCGAATCCCAGGGCGTACAGCTCAAACACCTGTTCATGGTCGCACCGGCGGTGATGCGCCTGGGCGACCAAGATCAACTGCCGCAGCAAGGCGAACTGACCGTGATCCAGCCGGAAACCGACGAAGTCATCGATCCGCAGCTGGTCTACGAATGGTCCGACAAACTCCAGCGCCCCCATGAGCTGCTGAAAGTGGCAGAATGCGGACACTTTTTTCATGGCAAGCTGACCGATCTCAAGGATCTGATCCTGCCGCGTCTCTCGAATTGA
- the rplM gene encoding 50S ribosomal protein L13, which translates to MKTFTAKPETVKRDWFVVDAAGQTLGRLATEIASRLRGKHKPEYTPHVDTGDYIVVINAEQIRVTGAKTTDKMYYSHSGFPGGIKSINFEKLIAKAPERVIETAVKGMLPKNPLGRDMYRKLKVYAGAAHPHTAQQPQELKF; encoded by the coding sequence ATGAAAACTTTTACTGCTAAACCGGAAACAGTAAAGCGCGACTGGTTTGTCGTCGACGCTGCTGGTCAGACCCTGGGTCGTCTGGCCACCGAAATCGCGAGCCGTCTGCGTGGCAAGCACAAGCCTGAGTACACTCCTCACGTTGACACCGGCGACTACATCGTCGTAATCAACGCTGAGCAGATTCGTGTTACCGGTGCTAAAACCACTGACAAAATGTACTACTCCCACTCCGGTTTCCCGGGCGGCATCAAGTCGATCAACTTTGAAAAGCTGATCGCCAAGGCCCCTGAGCGCGTGATCGAGACCGCGGTTAAAGGCATGCTGCCTAAAAACCCACTGGGTCGCGACATGTACCGTAAGCTGAAAGTCTATGCGGGCGCTGCACACCCACATACTGCTCAGCAGCCCCAAGAACTGAAGTTTTAA
- a CDS encoding MBL fold metallo-hydrolase, with protein sequence MTVTRPALIRETFPVGPLQCNCTIIGDPITKKAIVVDPGGNPDLIMARLDALGLKVVSIIHTHAHLDHFLASGQMKEKTGATLHLHKEDQFLWDNLEMQCQMFGVPYTPVPSPDRWLSDDEELACGCGVALHTPGHTPGSMSFWFSEAKLLIAGDTLFRRGVGRTDLWGGDQATIVRSIKQRLYTLDEEAIVVAGHGPDTRLGDEMRENPFVRA encoded by the coding sequence ATGACCGTTACCCGCCCAGCGCTTATCCGCGAAACTTTTCCTGTCGGCCCGCTCCAGTGCAACTGCACAATCATCGGGGACCCGATCACGAAAAAAGCCATCGTCGTCGATCCGGGTGGCAACCCCGACCTGATCATGGCGCGCCTCGATGCGCTGGGTCTGAAGGTGGTGAGCATCATCCACACCCACGCGCACCTCGATCACTTTCTGGCCTCCGGTCAGATGAAAGAGAAAACCGGCGCCACCCTGCACCTGCATAAAGAAGATCAGTTCCTGTGGGACAACCTGGAGATGCAATGCCAGATGTTCGGCGTGCCCTACACCCCGGTGCCGTCACCGGATCGCTGGTTGAGCGACGACGAGGAACTGGCCTGCGGCTGCGGCGTGGCGCTGCACACGCCGGGGCATACACCCGGTTCCATGAGCTTTTGGTTTTCTGAGGCTAAGCTGTTGATTGCCGGCGACACGTTGTTCCGGCGCGGAGTAGGGCGCACGGATTTGTGGGGCGGCGATCAGGCGACCATCGTGCGATCGATCAAGCAGCGGCTATATACATTGGACGAGGAGGCGATCGTTGTGGCTGGACATGGCCCGGACACCCGTCTGGGGGATGAAATGCGGGAAAATCCGTTCGTACGCGCCTAA
- a CDS encoding tryptophan--tRNA ligase, whose translation MTNRTRILTGITTTGTPHLGNYAGAIRPAILASRDSNADSFYFLADYHALIKCDDPLRIQRSRLEIAATWLAGGLDVDRVTFYRQSDIPEIPELTWLLTCVAAKGLLNRAHAYKASVDKNVETGEDPDAGITMGLYSYPVLMAADILMFNAHKVPVGRDQIQHVEMARDIGQRFNHLFGQGKEFFTMPEALIEESVATLPGLDGRKMSKSYDNTIPLFSSAKDMKDAISRIVTDSRAPGEAKDPDNSHLFTLFQAFSTPAQADEFRSELLGGLGWGEAKNRLFQLLDNELGESRERYHQLIERPADLEDILQHGAKKARAVATPFLNELREAVGLRSFVNQVQVAATTKKKAAKAARFVSFREDDGSFRFRLLAADGEQLLLSRNFADGKAAGQVTKQLQSGQALDVRSEDLSFSVWLEGECVGDGPAFADAAARDAAVEALRIALTPVQE comes from the coding sequence ATGACGAACCGTACCCGCATCCTCACCGGCATCACCACCACCGGCACCCCGCACCTGGGCAACTACGCCGGCGCCATCCGCCCGGCGATTCTCGCCAGCCGCGACAGCAATGCCGACTCGTTCTACTTCCTGGCTGACTATCACGCCCTGATCAAGTGCGATGACCCGCTGCGTATTCAGCGCTCGCGTCTGGAAATCGCCGCGACCTGGCTGGCCGGTGGCCTGGATGTGGATCGCGTGACCTTCTACCGCCAGTCCGACATTCCGGAAATCCCCGAGCTGACCTGGCTGCTGACCTGCGTCGCCGCCAAGGGCCTGCTCAACCGCGCCCACGCCTACAAGGCTTCGGTGGACAAGAACGTCGAGACCGGCGAAGACCCGGATGCCGGCATCACCATGGGCTTGTACAGCTATCCGGTGCTGATGGCGGCGGACATCCTGATGTTCAACGCGCACAAGGTGCCGGTCGGTCGCGACCAGATCCAGCACGTTGAAATGGCTCGTGACATCGGTCAGCGCTTCAATCACCTGTTCGGCCAGGGCAAGGAGTTCTTCACCATGCCCGAAGCGCTGATCGAGGAAAGCGTCGCCACGTTGCCGGGCCTGGACGGTCGCAAGATGTCCAAGAGCTACGACAACACCATTCCGTTGTTCTCCAGCGCCAAGGACATGAAGGACGCGATCTCGCGGATCGTTACCGACTCCCGAGCGCCGGGCGAAGCGAAAGATCCGGACAACTCGCACCTGTTCACCTTGTTCCAGGCCTTCTCCACGCCGGCGCAGGCCGACGAGTTCCGCAGCGAGCTGCTGGGAGGGCTGGGTTGGGGCGAAGCGAAGAACCGTCTGTTCCAACTGCTGGACAACGAATTGGGCGAGTCCCGCGAGCGTTATCACCAATTGATCGAGCGTCCGGCGGATCTGGAAGACATCCTGCAACACGGCGCCAAGAAGGCCCGTGCGGTGGCAACGCCGTTCCTCAACGAGCTGCGCGAAGCGGTTGGCCTGCGTTCCTTCGTCAATCAGGTTCAGGTTGCCGCGACCACCAAGAAGAAAGCTGCGAAAGCCGCACGTTTCGTCAGCTTCCGTGAAGACGACGGCAGCTTCCGTTTCCGTCTGCTGGCGGCTGATGGCGAGCAATTGCTGCTGTCGCGCAACTTCGCCGATGGCAAAGCCGCCGGCCAGGTGACCAAGCAACTGCAATCGGGTCAGGCGCTGGATGTACGCAGCGAAGACCTGAGCTTCAGCGTCTGGCTGGAAGGCGAGTGTGTCGGTGACGGCCCGGCATTCGCTGACGCTGCTGCGCGGGATGCGGCCGTCGAGGCTTTGCGGATCGCTCTGACACCGGTTCAGGAATAA
- a CDS encoding NADP(H)-dependent aldo-keto reductase has product MDYRQLGRTDLNVSAICLGTMTWGEQNTEAEAFAQIERAKGAGINFIDTAEMYPVPPKAETYATTERYIGNYFKSRGDRADWILASKIAGPGNTIDYIRDKNLRHNRQHITEAVDASLKRLQTDYIDLYQLHWPERSTNFFGQLGYKHKIEANLTPLEDTLEALDEQVKAGKIRHIGLSNETPWGTMRFLALAEARGWPRAVSIQNPYNLLNRSFEVGLAEIAIREQCGLLAYSPLAFGFLSGKYEGGARPPKGRLSLYSRFSRYFNAQSEAACSRYVALAREHGLDPAQMALAFVNQQPFVTSNIIGATTLEQLDSNIASFYLNLSDEVLEGIEAIHKDHPNPAP; this is encoded by the coding sequence ATGGACTATCGCCAGCTAGGCCGTACCGACCTGAACGTGAGTGCAATCTGCCTCGGCACCATGACCTGGGGCGAGCAAAACACTGAAGCTGAAGCCTTCGCCCAGATCGAGCGGGCCAAGGGCGCCGGGATCAATTTCATCGACACCGCCGAGATGTACCCGGTGCCGCCGAAAGCCGAAACCTACGCCACCACCGAGCGCTACATCGGCAATTACTTCAAGAGTCGCGGCGACCGCGCCGACTGGATCCTCGCCAGCAAGATCGCCGGCCCCGGCAACACCATCGACTACATCCGCGACAAAAACCTGCGCCACAATCGCCAGCACATCACCGAAGCGGTGGACGCCAGCCTCAAGCGCCTGCAGACCGACTACATCGACCTGTATCAATTGCACTGGCCGGAGCGCAGCACCAACTTTTTCGGACAGCTGGGCTACAAACACAAGATCGAAGCCAACCTCACCCCGCTCGAAGACACCCTCGAAGCGCTCGACGAGCAAGTGAAGGCCGGCAAGATCCGCCACATCGGCCTGTCCAACGAAACGCCGTGGGGCACCATGCGTTTCCTCGCGCTGGCCGAAGCTCGTGGCTGGCCGCGCGCGGTGTCGATCCAGAACCCGTACAACCTGCTCAACCGCAGCTTCGAAGTCGGCCTGGCGGAGATCGCCATTCGCGAACAGTGCGGCCTGCTCGCCTATTCGCCGCTGGCGTTCGGTTTCCTGTCGGGCAAGTACGAAGGTGGTGCTCGTCCGCCAAAAGGTCGCCTGAGCCTCTACAGCCGTTTCAGCCGCTATTTCAACGCGCAATCGGAAGCGGCGTGCAGCCGTTACGTGGCACTCGCCCGGGAACACGGTCTGGATCCGGCGCAAATGGCGTTGGCCTTCGTCAATCAGCAACCGTTCGTCACCAGCAACATCATCGGGGCGACAACGCTTGAGCAACTGGACAGCAACATTGCCAGTTTCTATCTGAATCTTTCAGACGAAGTGCTGGAAGGGATCGAAGCGATTCACAAGGATCATCCAAACCCGGCGCCTTGA
- a CDS encoding bifunctional diguanylate cyclase/phosphodiesterase yields the protein MTTTEQLSALSSILTQSGLHSLFQPIICVSERRILGYEALTRGPSNSPLHSPIALFAVARQAGRLSELEIACRQSACRRFNEQQLPGKLFLNVSPESLLEAAHQPGRTLQLLQDFGIPPSQVVIELTEQTPIDDFQLLQTALHHYRAMGFSIALDDLGAGYSSLRLWSELRPDYVKIDRHFIDGIHQDALKREFVGSILQIAKASRAQVIAEGIELPEELAVLTEMGVDLVQGYLLGRPQEHPPRDARALMPKHDSSAVALNDEGSDLSALLNDQPAVGRDTPTATVLEAFRRQANLNSLAVLDEQGQPCGIVHRHSLSDALLKPFATDLFARKPISRLMNDDFLAVEMSQSLQQVSRLITSRARQRIEEDFIITLNGSYLGLGRVIDVLKLITELKIQQARYANPLTLLPGNVPIQQCLTRLLQQGRESVICYVDIDSFKPFNDIYGYGRGDEVLLCLAQCLNERVDPSRDFVGHIGGDDFLLVLGPEDWRKRLNQLLDDFQSQCRRFYRPEHLEAGCFVAPNRQGIRQEFPLLSLSIGVVHLHPEACAQLDASQLAEMASQAKHHAKNVPGYSVHLIDSLTAPDLHSPQVIGQR from the coding sequence ATGACCACGACCGAACAGCTGAGTGCCTTGAGCTCGATCCTGACTCAAAGCGGTTTGCACAGCCTGTTCCAGCCGATCATTTGCGTCTCCGAACGACGCATTCTCGGTTATGAAGCCCTGACTCGCGGCCCTTCCAACAGCCCGCTGCACTCCCCTATCGCCCTGTTCGCCGTGGCCCGCCAGGCCGGGCGCTTGAGCGAACTGGAAATAGCCTGTCGCCAAAGCGCTTGCCGCCGTTTCAACGAGCAGCAACTGCCGGGCAAGCTGTTTCTCAACGTCTCTCCCGAATCCCTGCTCGAAGCCGCGCACCAACCGGGGCGTACGCTGCAACTGCTCCAGGACTTCGGTATTCCGCCAAGCCAGGTAGTAATAGAACTCACCGAACAAACGCCTATCGACGACTTCCAGTTGCTGCAAACCGCGCTGCATCACTACCGAGCCATGGGGTTTTCGATTGCCCTCGACGACCTTGGCGCGGGCTATTCGAGCCTGCGCCTGTGGTCGGAGCTGCGGCCGGATTACGTGAAGATCGACCGACACTTTATCGACGGCATTCACCAGGACGCTTTGAAACGCGAATTCGTCGGATCGATCCTGCAAATCGCCAAGGCCTCTAGGGCGCAAGTAATTGCCGAAGGCATTGAGTTGCCGGAAGAACTGGCGGTGCTGACCGAGATGGGTGTCGACCTGGTGCAGGGCTACTTGCTTGGGCGCCCTCAGGAACACCCGCCACGTGATGCCCGGGCCTTGATGCCCAAACACGACAGCAGCGCCGTTGCGCTGAACGACGAAGGCAGCGACCTCAGCGCCCTGCTCAACGATCAACCGGCAGTGGGCCGCGACACACCGACTGCCACCGTACTCGAAGCGTTCCGTCGTCAAGCCAACCTGAACTCGCTGGCGGTGCTCGACGAACAAGGTCAGCCCTGCGGCATCGTCCATCGTCATTCATTGTCCGACGCCCTGCTCAAGCCGTTCGCCACCGACCTGTTCGCCCGCAAACCGATCAGCCGCCTGATGAACGACGACTTCCTCGCCGTGGAAATGAGCCAGTCGCTACAACAGGTCAGCCGCCTGATCACCAGCCGCGCCCGGCAACGCATTGAAGAAGACTTCATCATCACCCTAAATGGCAGCTATCTGGGCCTGGGTCGGGTGATTGACGTGCTCAAACTGATAACCGAACTGAAAATCCAGCAAGCTCGCTATGCCAATCCCCTGACTCTGCTACCCGGCAATGTGCCGATTCAGCAATGCCTGACGCGGTTGCTGCAACAGGGGCGGGAGTCGGTTATTTGCTATGTCGACATCGATAGTTTCAAGCCCTTTAACGATATCTATGGGTATGGGCGGGGGGATGAGGTGTTGTTGTGTCTGGCGCAATGCCTCAATGAACGGGTTGACCCATCCCGCGATTTTGTCGGGCATATTGGTGGGGATGATTTTCTATTGGTGCTTGGCCCGGAGGATTGGCGTAAGCGTCTTAACCAATTGCTTGATGATTTCCAGAGCCAATGCCGACGCTTCTACCGCCCTGAGCACCTTGAGGCTGGGTGTTTTGTTGCGCCAAATCGCCAGGGTATTCGTCAGGAGTTTCCGTTGCTGTCACTGTCCATTGGCGTGGTGCATTTGCATCCTGAAGCTTGTGCGCAATTGGACGCGAGTCAGTTGGCGGAGATGGCTTCGCAGGCGAAGCATCATGCGAAGAATGTGCCGGGGTATAGCGTGCATTTGATTGATAGCCTTACAGCTCCTGACCTTCATTCACCGCAGGTTATTGGCCAGCGCTGA
- a CDS encoding acyl-CoA dehydrogenase family protein: MIPRTLFSSEHELFRDSVRTFLEKEAVPFHAQWEKQGYIDRKLWNKAGEAGMLCSHLPEEYGGLGADFLYSAVVIEEVGRLGLTGIGFSLHSDIVAPYILHYGSEALKHKYLPKLVSGEMVTAIAMTEPGAGSDLQGVKTTAVLDGDEYVINGSKTFITNGFLADLVIVVAKTDPKAGAKGTSLFLVEANTPGFDKGKRLEKVGMKAQDTSELFFQDVRVPKENLLGQAGAGFAYLMQELPQERLTVAIGGLASAEAALQWTLDYTRDRKAFGKAIADFQNTRFKLAEMATEIQIGRVFVDRCLELHLQGKLDVPTAAMAKYWGTDLQCKVLDECVQLHGGYGFMWEYPVARAWADARVQRIYAGTNEIMKEIIARSL, from the coding sequence ATGATCCCCAGAACCCTGTTCAGCTCCGAGCACGAATTGTTCCGCGACAGCGTGCGAACATTCCTCGAAAAAGAGGCGGTGCCGTTTCATGCACAGTGGGAAAAACAGGGCTACATCGACCGTAAACTGTGGAACAAGGCAGGGGAAGCGGGGATGCTCTGTTCGCACCTGCCGGAGGAATACGGCGGTCTGGGGGCGGACTTTCTGTACAGCGCAGTGGTCATCGAAGAAGTGGGGCGGCTGGGCCTGACCGGTATCGGTTTTTCGCTGCATTCGGACATCGTCGCGCCGTACATCCTGCATTACGGTAGCGAGGCGTTGAAGCACAAGTACCTGCCGAAACTGGTGTCCGGCGAGATGGTCACGGCCATCGCCATGACCGAGCCGGGCGCAGGTTCCGACTTGCAAGGGGTCAAGACCACCGCTGTGCTGGACGGTGACGAGTATGTGATCAATGGCTCGAAGACCTTCATCACCAACGGTTTTCTGGCCGATCTGGTGATCGTCGTCGCCAAGACCGATCCCAAGGCGGGAGCGAAGGGCACCAGCCTGTTTCTGGTGGAGGCGAACACGCCGGGCTTCGACAAGGGCAAGCGCCTGGAGAAGGTCGGAATGAAGGCTCAGGACACGTCGGAATTGTTCTTCCAGGACGTGCGAGTACCGAAGGAAAATCTATTGGGTCAGGCCGGGGCCGGGTTTGCTTATCTGATGCAGGAATTGCCGCAGGAGCGTCTGACCGTGGCCATTGGCGGGCTGGCTTCGGCCGAGGCGGCGCTGCAATGGACGCTGGATTACACCCGTGACCGCAAGGCGTTCGGCAAGGCGATTGCCGACTTCCAGAACACGCGCTTCAAACTGGCGGAAATGGCCACCGAGATTCAGATCGGTCGGGTGTTCGTTGATCGCTGCCTGGAGCTGCACCTGCAGGGCAAACTCGATGTGCCGACGGCGGCGATGGCCAAGTATTGGGGCACCGACCTGCAATGCAAGGTGCTCGACGAGTGCGTGCAGTTGCATGGCGGCTACGGTTTCATGTGGGAATACCCGGTGGCCCGGGCATGGGCGGATGCGCGGGTGCAGCGGATCTATGCCGGCACCAATGAAATCATGAAGGAGATTATTGCGCGGTCGCTTTGA
- a CDS encoding OmpA family protein — translation MFTTRRLIIVATAVAVLSGCASPNPYDNQGQADGGSQGMSKTAKYGGLGALAGALAGAAIDHNNRGKGALIGAAVVGASAAGYGYYADQQEKKLRASMANTGVEVQRQGDQIKLIMPGNITFATDSANIAPSFYQPLNNLAGSLKEFSQNQIEIVGYTDSTGSRQHNMDLSQRRAQSVATYLTSQGVSGANLSARGAGPDNPIASNGDVNGRAQNRRVEVNLKAIPGQQYGGQQQQQPGTVQQYP, via the coding sequence ATGTTCACCACGCGTCGTTTGATTATTGTCGCTACTGCCGTCGCCGTGCTGTCCGGCTGCGCCTCGCCCAACCCGTATGACAATCAGGGCCAGGCCGATGGTGGCTCCCAGGGCATGAGCAAAACCGCCAAGTACGGTGGCCTCGGTGCACTGGCCGGCGCGTTGGCCGGTGCTGCCATCGACCACAACAACCGCGGCAAGGGCGCCTTGATCGGCGCCGCCGTCGTCGGTGCTTCCGCAGCCGGTTACGGTTACTACGCCGACCAGCAAGAGAAAAAACTGCGCGCCAGCATGGCCAATACCGGTGTCGAGGTGCAGCGTCAGGGCGATCAGATCAAGCTGATCATGCCGGGCAACATCACCTTCGCCACCGATTCGGCGAACATCGCCCCAAGCTTCTACCAGCCGCTTAACAACTTGGCCGGCTCGCTCAAGGAGTTCAGCCAGAACCAGATCGAGATCGTCGGCTACACCGACAGCACCGGCAGCCGTCAGCACAACATGGACCTGTCCCAGCGTCGTGCGCAGAGCGTGGCGACCTACCTGACCTCGCAAGGCGTCAGCGGTGCCAACCTGTCGGCCCGTGGTGCCGGTCCGGATAATCCGATTGCCAGCAACGGTGACGTCAACGGCCGGGCGCAGAACCGCCGCGTTGAAGTCAACCTGAAGGCGATTCCGGGCCAGCAGTACGGTGGTCAGCAGCAACAGCAGCCAGGCACGGTTCAGCAGTACCCGTAA